One genomic region from Haloprofundus salinisoli encodes:
- a CDS encoding acyl-CoA dehydrogenase family protein produces the protein MLDYVDLEADLDEEERMIRDTARRFVDEKVKPEIGDHYEAGTFPEELIGEMGELGFYAPNLDGYGLPDVGERAYGLLMQELEAGDAGIRSMASVQGALVMYPIHAFGSEEQKERWLPDLGTGDAVGCFGLTEPNHGSNPAGMETRAERDSAEEASADPREATNASRDGDEYVLNGSKTWITNSPIADVAVVWARDASADGSPIRGFLVETDRDGVTTNKIDDKLSMRASITGEIGLNDVRIPEENVLPGVEGLKGPLSCLTQARFGIAWGAVGAARDCFETARQYATDREQFGGPIARFQIQQEKLAEMATQITTSQLLAYRLAELKERGDLRSEQVSMAKRNNVRMARDQARIAREMLGGNGITTDYSPMRHLSNLETVYTYEGTHDIHTLVLGKDLTGIAAFE, from the coding sequence ATGCTCGATTACGTAGATCTGGAGGCCGACCTCGACGAGGAGGAGCGGATGATTCGCGACACCGCCCGCCGATTCGTCGACGAGAAGGTCAAGCCGGAGATCGGCGACCACTACGAGGCGGGGACGTTCCCCGAGGAACTCATCGGTGAGATGGGCGAACTCGGCTTCTACGCGCCGAACCTCGACGGCTACGGCCTCCCGGACGTGGGCGAGCGCGCCTACGGACTGCTGATGCAGGAGTTGGAGGCCGGCGACGCGGGCATCCGGTCGATGGCGAGCGTGCAGGGTGCGCTCGTGATGTACCCCATCCACGCTTTCGGCAGCGAAGAGCAGAAAGAGCGCTGGCTGCCGGATCTGGGAACCGGCGACGCCGTCGGCTGTTTCGGGCTGACCGAGCCGAACCACGGGTCGAACCCCGCGGGGATGGAGACCCGTGCGGAGCGCGACTCCGCCGAGGAAGCCTCGGCTGACCCCCGAGAAGCGACGAACGCTTCTCGGGACGGCGACGAGTACGTCCTCAACGGCTCGAAGACGTGGATCACGAACTCGCCCATCGCCGACGTCGCCGTGGTCTGGGCGCGCGACGCCTCCGCCGACGGGTCACCGATTCGCGGCTTCCTCGTCGAAACCGACCGCGACGGCGTGACGACGAACAAGATAGACGACAAACTCTCGATGCGCGCGTCCATCACGGGCGAAATCGGTCTCAACGACGTCCGCATTCCCGAGGAGAACGTCCTCCCGGGCGTCGAGGGGCTGAAGGGCCCGCTGTCGTGTCTCACGCAGGCGCGGTTCGGCATCGCGTGGGGCGCGGTCGGGGCCGCGCGCGACTGTTTCGAGACGGCGCGGCAGTACGCAACCGACCGCGAGCAGTTCGGCGGTCCCATCGCGCGCTTCCAGATTCAACAGGAGAAACTCGCGGAGATGGCGACTCAAATCACGACGAGCCAACTGCTGGCGTACCGTCTCGCCGAGTTGAAAGAGCGCGGCGATCTCCGATCCGAGCAGGTGTCGATGGCCAAGCGCAACAACGTGCGGATGGCGCGCGATCAGGCGCGAATCGCCCGCGAGATGCTCGGCGGCAACGGCATCACGACCGACTACTCGCCGATGCGGCACCTCTCGAATCTGGAGACGGTGTACACCTACGAGGGTACCCACGACATCCACACCCTGGTGTTGGGGAAGGATCTCACCGGGATTGCGGCGTTCGAGTAG
- a CDS encoding DCC1-like thiol-disulfide oxidoreductase family protein gives MSAPRLVYDDDCGFCTWCAVVAGRYGGFELVGFAELTDDHLTHLPADYETCAHLLIDDTVYSCGAAAERALAASHPVFKGVFSVLRRVPAYPSVRERLYRWAADRRAVWGRLVSRSSI, from the coding sequence ATGTCCGCGCCACGTCTCGTGTACGACGACGACTGCGGTTTCTGCACGTGGTGTGCCGTCGTCGCCGGCCGCTACGGGGGGTTCGAGCTGGTCGGCTTCGCAGAACTCACGGACGACCACCTCACTCACCTTCCGGCGGACTACGAGACGTGCGCGCACCTCCTCATCGACGACACGGTCTACTCCTGCGGGGCGGCCGCGGAGCGAGCGCTCGCGGCGTCACATCCCGTCTTCAAAGGAGTGTTCTCGGTACTTCGGCGAGTACCGGCGTATCCGTCGGTCCGCGAGCGACTCTATCGATGGGCCGCCGACCGACGGGCGGTGTGGGGACGTCTCGTCAGCCGGTCGTCGATCTGA
- a CDS encoding cupin domain-containing protein has protein sequence MEPVNDDDLDWSETERDDTHFRRKKLASAAGGKRLGCSLYELPPGGNSWPYHFHTGNEEAIYVLSGRGILRLDGDEHDLREGDYVALPAGEESAHRVRNESETPLCYLMLSTMDDPEVSVYPDSRKIGIFAGSAPGSDAPRVVEGYYRRDDTVSYWEE, from the coding sequence ATGGAACCTGTCAACGACGACGACCTCGACTGGAGCGAGACCGAGCGCGACGACACCCACTTTCGCCGGAAGAAACTCGCCAGCGCCGCCGGCGGCAAGCGTCTCGGCTGTAGCCTCTACGAACTCCCGCCCGGCGGTAACTCGTGGCCGTACCACTTTCACACGGGCAACGAGGAGGCCATCTACGTGCTCTCCGGTCGCGGCATACTCCGCCTCGACGGCGACGAGCACGACCTGCGCGAAGGCGACTACGTCGCCCTCCCGGCCGGCGAGGAGAGCGCCCACCGGGTCCGCAACGAGTCCGAGACACCGCTTTGCTACCTGATGCTGTCGACGATGGACGATCCGGAGGTGAGCGTCTACCCCGACTCGCGGAAGATCGGCATCTTCGCCGGGTCGGCCCCCGGCAGCGACGCCCCGCGAGTCGTCGAGGGCTACTACCGCCGCGACGACACCGTCAGCTACTGGGAGGAGTGA
- a CDS encoding 4Fe-4S dicluster domain-containing protein translates to MGIDPNFDANREKIGEENGVDVWGPVDPPEKLGIHGTHVAVDYDICFADGACLENCPVDVFTWVDTPGHPESEKKVEPTYEDQCIDCMLCVDICPVDAIDVDASRD, encoded by the coding sequence ATGGGAATCGACCCGAACTTCGACGCAAATCGAGAGAAAATCGGCGAGGAGAACGGCGTCGACGTGTGGGGGCCCGTCGACCCGCCGGAGAAACTCGGCATCCACGGCACGCACGTGGCCGTCGACTACGACATCTGCTTCGCCGACGGCGCGTGTCTCGAAAACTGCCCCGTCGACGTGTTCACGTGGGTGGACACCCCCGGCCACCCCGAGAGCGAGAAGAAAGTCGAACCGACCTACGAAGACCAGTGTATCGACTGCATGCTCTGTGTCGACATCTGCCCCGTCGACGCAATCGACGTGGACGCGAGTCGGGACTGA
- a CDS encoding ferritin-like domain-containing protein — translation MTSEDVTDTLKQAYMDEIETVMNYLTNSIVLDGVSAEEVKESLHEDIQEELSHAEMLGERLKQLDEQPPGSAEFKPSQETLQPPEDTTDVYSVIDGVLDAEEDAIETYRTLIKQAEEAGDPVTEDIGVTILADEEAHRTEFRGFKKEYKGDRA, via the coding sequence ATGACCTCTGAAGATGTCACGGACACGCTGAAACAGGCGTACATGGACGAGATCGAGACGGTGATGAACTACCTGACGAACTCCATCGTCCTCGACGGCGTGAGCGCCGAGGAAGTCAAGGAGTCGCTCCACGAGGACATCCAGGAGGAACTCAGTCACGCGGAGATGCTCGGTGAACGCCTGAAACAGCTCGACGAACAGCCACCGGGCTCCGCCGAGTTCAAACCCAGCCAGGAGACGCTTCAACCGCCGGAGGACACGACGGACGTGTACTCCGTTATCGACGGCGTGCTCGACGCCGAGGAGGACGCCATCGAGACGTACCGGACGCTCATCAAGCAGGCCGAGGAGGCGGGCGACCCCGTCACCGAGGACATCGGCGTGACCATCCTCGCCGACGAGGAGGCTCACCGCACCGAGTTCCGCGGCTTCAAAAAGGAGTACAAGGGCGACCGAGCGTGA